TATCACTAGATACATAATCTAATGATAATTCATCCTGTGCTTCTTTAGATATATTATATATAATTCCAAGATTTTTTTCTCCAACATCCAATATGTCTCCTTGTAAAATAACATCTTCTAAATCAAGTACTAATGTTTTCCCCATAGCTTTTCCTCCTACTTATTAATATTTGTAGTTGCTTGCGGAATTCCGCAAGCATTGATTTACCTAACTTTTTTCAAGTTAGGTATTTATATTTTCCTCCAGTATGTCAAAATATTAATAACAACAAAAATAAAAAACAAATGGAGGTAAAATAACATGTTTTCACTTAATAAAATTAAGCAATTAAATTTGTTTGATCAAGTTTCCGAATTAAACTATCTTTCAACTAAACAACCAGTAGGTTTTTTAAACTTACTTTCTGATAATTTCGACCTGGAAAGTTTTATTCCAGAATCCTTCTCAAATCACTATTACTCTACATTAGGCCGGGATAGAGATTATAAATTATCTTCAATATTATCTGCACTAATACTAATGCAAATATTTCATATTCCTACTAATGTTTTATTACATCTTTTTCTTATATTTTCTACTGAAATAAGAGAATTCTGCGGATTCTATGATTCTGTTCCTGCTGAATCATACTTTAGTAGATTTAAAACCGATTTTGAAAAAGATATAGCAGATTTATTTAATTCTTTAGTTCCTAATGTAATTGATATTTGTAACGAATTTAATCTTTCATTGCCGGATAATTCACCCTATAAAGACCGTAATTCTATGCTTATATATGATACTTCTGGCTTAAAGCCAAAAGTTAAAGAAAACAATCCTAAGACCCTTGTTTCTGAAATTAATAAGCAAAAATCGTACGCGAAAGCCATTAAGAAGAAAGATTACAATGCATACGCTGCGGCATATAAAAACATGCCTAAATTTTCAGAAGCTAATCCTAGTATAAAATTAGATTTTGTTAATGGTCATTTTGGATATTTTTATAAATTTGGTATTTTAACTAACGGATTAGGAATTCCACTTGGAATAAACTTCTTTGATGAAAACTTTTATTCTTCTGTAAAACAAGAATTTGAAACTCCTGAAGAACAAAAATATGCTTATGATAATGCTTCATTAAAATCAGTTGTTAAGCCATTTATAAATAATCTAAAATCAAAAACTAATTTTCAATTTAAAACTTTTTTAGGTGATTCAGAATTTGATAGTTATGAAAATTTCGGACTTTTAAAACAACTTAATTTTCAAAAAGTATTTATTCCCTTAAACTCTCGTAATCAAAAAAATACTAAAATTAATGATTTAGAATTTAATACATCGGGAATTCCATTATGTCCGCTAACCAAAGAACAATTTAAATCAGAAGGTAGTTGTGGTGGTAAAAACCGAAGCGTACGCTATAAATTCACCTGTCCTAAATCTTATAGGGATAAGAAAGGCAAATGCTATCTTACATGTGAAACTCCATGTACTGATAATAAAAGTGGTCGAATGACTTACGTCTATCCGGATAAAGATTTCAGACTTTATCCAGGTATACAAAGGAATTCCGATGAATGGGCTAAAACTTACAAAATACGTACTATTATTGAAAGAGAAATATCTTGTTTTAAGTTTAATCCTTGCATACAGTCACCCAATACAGTAAATACAACCACTATGCGCTCTGACCTTTATTTAACAGCTATATCAAAACTAATAAACGTTATATTGTCTCATTCTCTAAATAACCCCGAATATATTAGGAGCATTAGAAAACTTATTGCAATTGCAGCTTAATAACATATCCACAAATCAAAATATATTTTTATGATTTTTTAAACCTTTTATTAAAGGTTTTATTGTTATGCTCTTTTTTATGTGGATATGATCTTAATTTTAAAAAATTATCCACAGATTTTATTTTTCTATTTTGCAATCAACTAATTAATATTTGTCCACTAGCTAGAATCTGTAACATTCCAGTATATATGAAATTACATTTGAATCTAATAATCATTCTATAATTATATTCTAACATTTTTTTCCATAAGAATGAATACGTAAAGCTTATTTGTTTATTCTATTCTCAGAAATAATAAAACTGCCTAAAAATAATTATTCAATTATTTAAGGCAGTTTTATCGCTTTTTTTAACTTTAAGCACACTCGAAAATTTGCTTTACAGATTTTTCAATGTACAATTAATACATTTTAGTGTACTGTAAGGATAATTATTTTATAATTTTTTATAAGTTCTTGGTTGCGCTTCGCTCTTTTTTATTTGTGAAATATTCTTATTTTTTCTTAAAAAGTTCTTGGTTGTGCTTCGCACTTTTTTTTATTTGGGCGCACTTTTTTTATTGGTGAAAAGATCTTAATTGTGCTTCGCACTTTTTTTATTTGGGCGTACTTTTTTTATTTGTGTATATTTTGAAATATAATTTAGTTATTACTAAACAAGTTAATATAACTAAAAATGCACCTATAAATATCCAGACTAACTTTGGAAGATTAAATGTTGAGTTTAGATTGTTGCATTGTAATTTATAAATGCATCCTATTCCACTATCTAATATATAAATGTCACCTTCTGAGTATCTTATTCCTTTTATTTTGCTTTCATCTTTTAATTTTAATAAATCAGATTTAATACTGTCTGTATTTATTGCTGCTATAATATTTTCTTTAATATCAAAATATACTTTTGTATTCTGACCTAATATTTTGCCTTCTTTATCTATAGCTAAATACCTAGTGACTCCAACATCTGAATATTGGTAGATAGGTGCAGAAACAATTTTATTAGGAGGATTTGCAATAAGCGTTGAAACCAATTTTTCGCCTTTAAATCTAGGTGAACTTATAGGGTCACCACCACTAAAATCTGGCCAACCATACCACTTTCCTTTGTCTATTTTGTATAAATAATCGAAATCTCTATTTATAGGTCTATCTCCAACATTCTCCATGCCTCCAACAATTCCAATTAATTTCCCTTCACTATCTAGATCCCAACCTTTAATATTTCTTATTCCTGAAGCATATAATGATACCTTGTCATCATCTAAATTTACTTCGACTACACAAGCATTTGCTAACTTTTCTGCTTTTATCCTTTGTCCTTCTTCAGACGAATTTCCATATGGCATAAAAGCACCTGTTTTCTTTTCTCCATAATTAAATCCATTTAATGTTATATCCATAGAACTTTTATCATAAGGGATTTTATCTAAAGAATAATCATTTTCATAAGAAGCTACCCCTGAATTTGTAACAGTCCCTATAGATAAAAGAATCTTTGAATCTTTTATAATTAAATTTCTATCTAGATATTTGCCTTCACAAGGTATATCTCCTAAAATTGATTTTAAATTTTTTTTTTCTAAATCATACTTATACAAATTAGACTTAGAAATAAAATATAATTTATTTTTATAAAAGACCACATTTTCTATTTTTAACGTTTTATCTTGCAGCAGTGTTTCTTCTCTTCCATCGTCTTTAATAACCTTAATATAATTATCATAAGCTATATAAGTATTTTTATTTTCATCTTTATCAAAAGCTATAGAATTCTTACAATTCTTGTATGCAACACTCCAACTGATATTATTTTTTAAAATACTCATTTTATATTGATTAGAAAATTTAAATACTCCAAAGGCTAAAACAACTATTACAATTGAAATAATTAAAAATTTTAGAAACCTTTTCACTTCACTCTCCCCTTACTGTTTTAATTATGAATATGAAAAAATAACAAGTCAAAGATGCAATGTATATTTTGAGTCAGGCACGGAGGTATGTTTTCCTCATAGTGGCTCATTAGGTGAACATGCAGACGACCCATGACGCAAAATAGACTAGTATACTGACTTGTTATTATTTTGAATATCCTTTAAGCATCAGAAATAAATATCCATCTAAATATATCTTATGTATAATGTCTCTGTTAAATTTATATTGTAAAAATAATAAAATAAGACCTCTATTTGAAAATCTTGTTTATATTAGTTGTAGAATTTAAAAATTCATATTTAACTACTTATTTGAATATTCTTTATATTAAGGCACCTTCGGACTGTTGTTTTATTTGATGTGCCTAATTTAAAGGAGTGAATGAACTTTGGATAAAGATAACTTTTTAAAGAATTCTTTTTTACTTATTGTGTCTAATGTAACTACAGGAATACTTGGTTTTATATTTAACATATATCTTTCTAAAGTTTTAGGCGCTGAAGGAATGGGTCTTTATAATTTAGTTATGCCTATTTACAATTTATTTATATGTCTTATGACTGCTGGAATAGTTGCATCGATTTCCAAAATAACTGCTGTCTATAACCAAAAAGGCGAACATAATAATATAGTAAGAACTATTAGGGTTGTTTCTATGTTTAATATATCTTGGGCGTTTTTAATAGGAATTATAGTATTTTTTTCAGCTCCACTAATTGGGAAATATGGTGTCAATGATGTTCGAACTATAGATGCTATCCGAGTAATTTGTCCTGCTATGGTGTGTATTGCTATTTCAAATATACTTAAAGGATATTTTTATGGAACTTCTAAAATTGCAGTGCCAGCTATAATTGATATTTTTGAAAAAGCTATGAGAATTGTAACTGTAAGTTTGCTTATTTTCTTAACTCAAGCTCAAACCCTTGAAAGTATGGTAACCTTGGCTACGGTTGCGTTATGCATAGGTGAATTTCAAAGCCTATTTTTCCTATTCATTTATTATAAATATTCCATAAACAAAATGCCTGTTTCTTATGAAAAATCCGAAAGCAGATTCCAGCTTCTTTTTGATGTAGTACTTATATCAGTACCTCTTCTTATGAATGGATTCTTAACTAATATTCTAGGAACCCTTTCTACTCTTATTGTTCCTAGGCGCTTGATTGTCTCTGGCTTTAGTTATACTGATGCTTTAAGTATGATAGGACGATATAATGGAATGGCACTAAGTATAATTACAATCCCTTTAATTGTAGTTTCTACAATTAACACTCTACTAATTCCAGACCTTTCTCAAACTCTAGTTTTAGGGAAGCAATATGAGGCTTCACTTAGAATAAAAAAAGTTATTAAATTTGCATTCTTACTTGGAATAGCAACTACAACAATTTGTAGTGTAATTCCAGATGCCTTAGGTCAAATGTTTTATGGTAGAAATGATTTAGGATCATATATTAGATTTGCTTCACTTACTGCACCAATATTCTTTCCTGCAGTAACCATGTTTGGAATATTAAACGGACTTAATAGACAAGGTATAATTCTTAGAAACTCTTTAATTGAGGCTATAATTGAATTAATATGTTTATACATATTTACTGCAATCCCTTCAATTAATATATTTGGATATAGTCTAACCATGTTTATAGCTTGTTCAATTGGACTAGTGCTTAACATGTATGAAGTCAATAAGCATATTGAGCTTAATTTAAATAAATCAAATATAATAATATATATCTTGCTTGGATTTTTAACTTTCTTAATTATTAACACAATTTCAAAACACATATTCATAAACTCTCTAATCATAAACAATTTTATGGTAATCGGATTTGTTTTCTTAATATTTACCTACTTTGGAACCTTTGGAGAAAATGATAATTAAAAAATAAAAGATACATTCTTCTAGATTTCTAGATAGAATATATCTTCTATTTTTATTAGGCACAATCAAAAAAAATAACAAGTCCATCTGCTAGCATATTTGGGACTTGTTATTTTCTTTCATGTGCCTTATTTAAGTTTTACTCTTATAAATCTAGGTAGTAAATTAAATATTCTTGGGGATATGCTATCAATATCACTCTTTTTAATTCCACCCAACAATAGCATTATGTATAAGTAAACAAATCCTCCTATTGCAATAATCAATAGTGTTGTAATTCCTTTTAACATAATACCTGCTTTTGTTATTGTTATTAACATTAATGCAGGTGATTTTATGGTAAATATTACCCCTGCCATTACTATTGATGCAGTAAGTGGTTTAATTATATTTCTAAACATATGTATTTTTACCCTAAGAACCTTTTTTAGTGCTCTTTGATTTAAAAACATCGGTATTGCAAACCATAAAAAATTTCCTGCAACTACTCCTAAAATATTTATACTTGGCATTCCTACTAATATATAGTTAGCAATTATCTTAGCAACGATACCTATGCTAAACGTTCCAAGAACAAAATAAAGTTTATTCATACTTTGAAGTATTACAGTTTGTATTTGTACAACTGCCATAAGAATTAGTACTACCGATCCCATTACCATTAATTCAAAGCCTTGATCCGTTCCATATAACAATTCAAAAACTTCTCTTCCTAGTGAAGACAATCCTATTGCCGCTGGTATTGTTATTATAAAAATCATTCTAAATGCAAAAGTTGTTTTTCTTCTTATTTCTTTTTTATCTTTTAATGCCATAGCTGTTACTATTGCTGGTAATACGGTTGTCCCAAGTGCAGTTACAATTATAAGCGGAACTGATAATAATGTTTTATATCTTCCAAGAACTCCATAAAGTACTTGAGACTCCTGCAAATTAAATCCTGCAACTGCTAGCCTACTATTTACATTTACCATATCTACAAGACTACCAAAATTTTGAAGCCCTGAACATAAAGTAATTGGTAGACCATATTTTATTAGTTTTTTAATTATGTGCTTCGTTCTTATCCTTTTATTTGTGCCTTGAGCTTCTATAGAATCCTCTTCAAATCTTTTCTTTCCATAAATATAAACCATGTAAAGACACGCAACAAAAGCGCCTATTGAAGTACCAACAGTCCCTCCAGCACTACCATATTCAATACTTATTTTCACTAAGAAAAATGCACAAGTTAAACTAATTATAATATTTATAACTTGTTCTAGTACTTGAGATATTGCTATAGCCGTCATACTATTTTTACCTTGAAAATATCCTCTATAAGAGGATAAAATGGATGTTACAAATATACTTGGTGCGAGCATTAAAATTCCATAAGATGCCGCAGGATTTCCAATTGCACGTCCAATAGGAAAGGCAAATAGCATTAAGAATATAGTTAGTATTGCTCCAACTAAAGCTAAAAGAGTTCTCGCTATTTTAAGAGTTCTTACAGCATCGTTGGATTTTCCTATAGCTGTAAGTTCAGCAACTACTTTCGCAATGGCTGGCTGAGTTCCTAAATTTGTAACTGCATATACAAATAAAAATACCTCATAACAATTTTGATATAT
The DNA window shown above is from Clostridium beijerinckii and carries:
- a CDS encoding ISNCY family transposase, which translates into the protein MFSLNKIKQLNLFDQVSELNYLSTKQPVGFLNLLSDNFDLESFIPESFSNHYYSTLGRDRDYKLSSILSALILMQIFHIPTNVLLHLFLIFSTEIREFCGFYDSVPAESYFSRFKTDFEKDIADLFNSLVPNVIDICNEFNLSLPDNSPYKDRNSMLIYDTSGLKPKVKENNPKTLVSEINKQKSYAKAIKKKDYNAYAAAYKNMPKFSEANPSIKLDFVNGHFGYFYKFGILTNGLGIPLGINFFDENFYSSVKQEFETPEEQKYAYDNASLKSVVKPFINNLKSKTNFQFKTFLGDSEFDSYENFGLLKQLNFQKVFIPLNSRNQKNTKINDLEFNTSGIPLCPLTKEQFKSEGSCGGKNRSVRYKFTCPKSYRDKKGKCYLTCETPCTDNKSGRMTYVYPDKDFRLYPGIQRNSDEWAKTYKIRTIIEREISCFKFNPCIQSPNTVNTTTMRSDLYLTAISKLINVILSHSLNNPEYIRSIRKLIAIAA
- a CDS encoding polysaccharide biosynthesis protein, whose amino-acid sequence is MEEQSANSSSNRGFLILSIAGLLTKVISVFYIPLLQRIIGLDGYGIYQNCYEVFLFVYAVTNLGTQPAIAKVVAELTAIGKSNDAVRTLKIARTLLALVGAILTIFLMLFAFPIGRAIGNPAASYGILMLAPSIFVTSILSSYRGYFQGKNSMTAIAISQVLEQVINIIISLTCAFFLVKISIEYGSAGGTVGTSIGAFVACLYMVYIYGKKRFEEDSIEAQGTNKRIRTKHIIKKLIKYGLPITLCSGLQNFGSLVDMVNVNSRLAVAGFNLQESQVLYGVLGRYKTLLSVPLIIVTALGTTVLPAIVTAMALKDKKEIRRKTTFAFRMIFIITIPAAIGLSSLGREVFELLYGTDQGFELMVMGSVVLILMAVVQIQTVILQSMNKLYFVLGTFSIGIVAKIIANYILVGMPSINILGVVAGNFLWFAIPMFLNQRALKKVLRVKIHMFRNIIKPLTASIVMAGVIFTIKSPALMLITITKAGIMLKGITTLLIIAIGGFVYLYIMLLLGGIKKSDIDSISPRIFNLLPRFIRVKLK
- the spoVB gene encoding stage V sporulation protein B, with translation MDKDNFLKNSFLLIVSNVTTGILGFIFNIYLSKVLGAEGMGLYNLVMPIYNLFICLMTAGIVASISKITAVYNQKGEHNNIVRTIRVVSMFNISWAFLIGIIVFFSAPLIGKYGVNDVRTIDAIRVICPAMVCIAISNILKGYFYGTSKIAVPAIIDIFEKAMRIVTVSLLIFLTQAQTLESMVTLATVALCIGEFQSLFFLFIYYKYSINKMPVSYEKSESRFQLLFDVVLISVPLLMNGFLTNILGTLSTLIVPRRLIVSGFSYTDALSMIGRYNGMALSIITIPLIVVSTINTLLIPDLSQTLVLGKQYEASLRIKKVIKFAFLLGIATTTICSVIPDALGQMFYGRNDLGSYIRFASLTAPIFFPAVTMFGILNGLNRQGIILRNSLIEAIIELICLYIFTAIPSINIFGYSLTMFIACSIGLVLNMYEVNKHIELNLNKSNIIIYILLGFLTFLIINTISKHIFINSLIINNFMVIGFVFLIFTYFGTFGENDN